Proteins encoded in a region of the Eulemur rufifrons isolate Redbay chromosome 15, OSU_ERuf_1, whole genome shotgun sequence genome:
- the PLAGL1 gene encoding zinc finger protein PLAGL1 translates to MASFSCQTCGKTFLTLGKLTIHSYSHTNERPHKCEQPDCDKAFASRYKLMRHMATHSPQKSHMCAHCKKTFNRKDHLKNHLQTHAPNKMAFGCEKCGKKYNTVLGYKRHLALHAASSGDLTCGVCALELGSTEVLLDHLKAHAEEKPPSGTKEKKHRCDHCERCFYTRKDVRRHLVVHTGCKDFLCQFCAQRFGRKDHLTRHTKKTHPEELMQESLQTGDLPSTFYPVSPPFQLKAAPLSPFPIGASAQSGLASSLPAEVHSFTLSPPEQAAQPIQLLLEPLAPLHSSVSPGCPPALPNHNTTSTSYSAQLASLPLKADTKGFCNINLFEDLPLQEPLSPPKRSPGFDLTRVSAVKNLPRELPADVVSVAIPASLDLSSLLSFWQLSSPAPQNGCGNSAVTLGPGKSLPNMLSCQGQQQQEPPLAMGTMSLGQLPLPPAPHVFTTGTGSAILPHFHHAFR, encoded by the exons ATGGCCTCGTTCTCCTGTCAGACGTGTGGCAAGACATTCCTCACCCTGGGCAAGCTCACTATCCACAGCTACTCCCACACCAACGAGCGGCCGCACAAATGCGAGCAGCCTGACTGTGACAAAGCCTTTGCTTCCAGATACAAATTGATGAG GCACATGGCCACCCATTCTCCCCAGAAATCTCACATGTGTGCTCACTGTAAGAAGACGTTCAACCGGAAAGACCACCTGAAAAACCACCTCCAGACCCACGCCCCCAACAAAATGGCCTTTGGGTGTGAGAAGTGTGGGAAGAAGTACAACACCGTGCTGGGCTATAAGCGGCATCTGGCCCTCCATGCGGCCAGCAGTGGCGACCTCACCTGTGGGGTCTGCGCCCTGGAGCTAGGGAGCACTGAGGTGCTGCTGGATCACCTGAAAGCCCACGCAGAAGAAAAGCCCCCTAGTGGAACCAAGGAAAAGAAGCACCGCTGCGACCACTGTGAAAGATGCTTCTACACCCGGAAGGATGTGCGACGCCACCTGGTGGTCCACACAGGATGCAAGGACTTCCTGTGCCAGTTCTGCGCCCAGAGATTCGGGCGCAAGGACCACCTCACCCGGCATACCAAGAAGACACACCCCGAGGAGCTGATGCAAGAGAGTCTGCAGACCGGAGACCTTCCGAGCACCTTCTACCCCGTCTCGCCTCCGTTTCAACTGAAGGCTGCCCCGCTGTCTCCCTTCCCCATAGGAGCGTCTGCCCAGAGCGGGCTTGCAAGCAGCTTGCCGGCTGAGGTCCACAGCTTCACCCTCAGCCCCCCAGAACAGGCCGCCCAGCCTATTCAGTTGCTGCTAGAGCCCCTTGCCCCCCTGCACTCCTCGGTGTCCCCTGGCtgtcctccagccctgcccaATCACAACACCACTTCTACTTCATACTCCGCCCAACTTGCAAGCCTGCCCCTCAAAGCAGATACTAAAGGGTTTTGCAATATCAATCTGTTCGAGGACTTGCCGCTGCAAGAGCCTCTGTCACCTCCCAAGCGCAGCCCAGGTTTTGATCTGACGAGGGTAAGTGCTGTTAAAAACctgcccagggagctgcctgCAGATGTTGTGAGCGTAGCAATACCTGCCTCCCTCGACCTGTCCTCCCTGTTGAGTTTCTGGCAGCTGTCCTCTCCCGCTCCCCAGAATGGCTGTGGGAATAGCGCTGTCACCCTGGGGCCAGGGAAATCTCTGCCCAACATGTTAAGCTGtcaggggcagcagcagcaggaaccCCCACTCGCCATGGGCACCATGAGCCTGGGCCAGCTCCCCCTGCCACCCGCCCCCCACGTCTTCACAACTGGCACTGGCTCTGCCATCCTGCCTCATTTCCACCACGCATTCCGCTAA